Proteins from a genomic interval of Pectinophora gossypiella chromosome 4, ilPecGoss1.1, whole genome shotgun sequence:
- the LOC126366462 gene encoding serine-rich adhesin for platelets-like — protein MESKILFDAFLVLCAIRRVFGDVDCSETGAGVFADPDDTTCKSFTTCVYNSAFDAYAVTNYTCASGKVFSPSAVSCVASSEYDCNASSTTTVACDTTTTETDTTTTEITTTAVTTTTDADTTTTEIATTTTQADTTTEGTTTTPEADTTTTEITTTTTEADTTTSEITTTTDAATTEAHTTTTEIATTTTEAETANTEVAATTSDAATTTTEMTTTTTEADTTTTEVTTTTEADTTTTEVTTTTDATTTESDTTTTEVTTTTEADTTTTEVTTTTDATTTESDTTTTEADTTTTEVTTTTDATTTEVDITTTEITTTTEADTTTTEVTTTTDATTTEADITTTEVTTTTEADTTTTEVTTTTDASTTEADITTTEFTTTTEADTTTTEVTTTTTEADTTTTVITTTTTEVTTTTTAAPNNTFTCSAVGRFANPSDTACGTYYFCVQYPTGDFLQELYTCPSGSYFNPTTKMCTSTYTCSVETSTETSTESGSFTCTTAGRYANTADTTCESYIFCVMMSDGTFDQYQYTCPSGTRFNPTSRVCSSSYTCTSL, from the exons ATGGAGTCTAAGATACTATTCGATGCTTTTCTC GTCTTATGCGCGATAAGAAGGGTTTTCGGCGATGTCGATTGCTCAGAAACGGGTGCTGGCGTCTTCGCAGATCCTGATGATACCACCTGCAAGAGCTTCACGACATGCGTCTATAATAGTGCCTTCGATGCTTATGCTGTGACCAATTACACATGTGCCAGTGGAAAAGTGTTTAGTCCAAGCGCCGTTTCTTGCGTGGCCTCCAGCGAATATGATTGTAACGCAAGTTCTACTACCACTGTAGCGTGTGATACAACAACCACTGAGACTGATACAACAACTACTGAAATCACAACCACAGCTGTGACTACGACTACTGACGCTGATACGACAACCACCGAAATCGCGACTACAACTACTCAGGCTGATACAACTACTGAGGGCACGACAACGACACCTGAGGCCGATACCACAACTACTGAGATTACTACTACGACTACTGAGGCTGATACCACAACTTCAGAAATCACGACAACGACCGATGCTGCAACTACAGAAGCACATACAACGACAACTGAAATCGCGACAACGACTACTGAGGCAGAGACCGCTAATACAGAGGTCGCGGCTACCACCAGTGATGCTGCCACGACTACTACTGAGATGACCACTACTACTACTGAAGCCGATACCACTACTACTGAAGTCACGACAACTACTGAAGCTGATACCACTACTACTGAAGTCACGACAACAACGGACGCTACAACTACTGAATCCGATACCACAACTACTGAAGTCACGACAACTACTGAAGCTGATACCACTACTACTGAAGTTACGACAACAACGGACGCTACAACTACTGAATCCGATACCACAACTACTGAAGCTGATACCACTACTACTGAAGTCACGACAACAACGGACGCTACAACTACTGAAGTGGATATCACAACTACTGAAATCACAACAACTACTGAAGCCGATACCACAACTACTGAAGTCACGACAACAACGGACGCTACAACTACTGAAGCGGATATCACAACTACTGAAGTCACGACAACTACTGAAGCCGATACCACAACTACTGAAGTCACGACAACAACGGACGCTTCAACTACTGAAGCGGATATCACAACTACTGAATTCACGACAACTACTGAAGCCGATACCACAACTACTGAAGTCACGACTACGACTACTGAGGCTGATACCACAACTACTGTAATCACTACTACAACTACTGAAGTCACAACCACTACTACCGCTGCACCAAACAATACATTTACTTGTTCTGCAGTCGGAAGGTTCGCAAATCCGTCTGACACAGCATGCGGAACCTACTATTTCTGTGTTCAGTATCCAACTGGGGATTTTCTGCAAGAATTATATACTTGTCCCTCGGGGTCATACTTTAACCCCACAACTAAAATGTGCACAAGTACCTATACTTGTTCTGTTGAGACTAGTACCGAAACTAGTACTGAATCTGGATCGTTTACATGTACTACTGCTGGTAGATATGCCAACACTGCAGATACTACTTGTGAGAGTTATATTTTCTGTGTTATGATGTCAGACGGAACATTTGATCAATACCAATATACGTGCCCATCGGGAACTCGATTCAATCCGACTTCAAGAGTTTGTTCGAGTAGCTATACTTGCACAAGTTtgtaa
- the LOC126366390 gene encoding protein PTCD3 homolog, mitochondrial codes for MYTNVIIPRQWSRLACFCRSVSTIEGQKLPQTSVSNDGISPPPRIPRGPTDILQALSATVGPDPTAAHYKYHDDPYLIPLSNFRKRAYALAAEAGRKAAVWIRDEHSDLFTMREWDPPGKMKTPYINAAPEIEAFSPKPIYNDESKVTEEDLKYTIQNCLLEDSIKVFQLLGGVEGVNDDLKIAFLQLLCFYNEKEPDSDEWLEERWFAASTRERQAATWRLGGLADKIFSSMEPKTPETYCAIIQGMAKYFQAERAHMLAEEAKEKGIPLSTGVYNSLLGCIGFLKEGTALRIDALKGLLLEMNEQGISPNEETLTACLRSISAWGGGKVLQQCALQILAEFRQLGIEPGLSAYYYLLCLFCKERGPRVDILSTILNDLEKRDNLNPTEATDTNFFITAMSVCSDHLQDINMAERVHALLMKGNNYKLVGDAYKESIYYRHYVTVACRHAPFERTLQLLDTLVPNVYVPEPSVMEEIIKTLEVGGAGDRLAQSWSQLVVFGHAKRVRLVEQILAAMCSCYQYQDEEVKAKMRAAAIDILKYGQTAEELEEAKDLRAPTNLKLSASALSNIIELCSDEAEAAAPAWETVSEALQRLRRGEAAGVPHNPQALAQVASKAATIGKQGIASMAVGYLAECGFEEALTASVSTLAVMLNRSTEEVQALLQEPPTELAPKLHPSALAVVEAYQLAKTGAPARDAESSTSSDSDSETSSYDE; via the exons ATGTACACCAATGTAATTATACCCAG ACAATGGTCGAGGTTGGCGTGTTTCTGTCGATCTGTCTCGACCATAGAAGGGCAGAAGTTGCCTCAGACTAGCGTCTCTAATGACGGAATATCACCGCCCCCTCGAATTCCCAGAGGACCCACTGATATCCTGCAGGCTTTATCTGCTACTGTCGGACCGGACCCCACAGCTGCACACTACAA GTACCACGATGACCCTTATTTAATCCCACTATCAAACTTCCGAAAGAGAGCGTATGCCCTGGCCGCTGAGGCAGGTCGCAAAGCAGCAGTATGGATCAGGGACGAGCATTCAGACTTGTTCACAATGAGGGAGTGGGACCCCCCGGGCAAGATGAAGACACCATACATCAATGCCGCACCTGAAATTGAAGCTTTTAGTCCCAAACCTATTTACAATGATGAGAGTAAG GTCACAGAAGAGGATCTAAAGTATACTATACAGAATTGTCTATTAGAGGACTCGATAAAAGTATTCCAACTACTTGGTGGAGTTGAGGGGGTTAATGACGACCTGAAGATAGCCTTCCTTCAGCTATTGTGCTTCTATAATGAAAAAGAGCCTGATTCTGATGAGTGGCTGGAAGAGAGATGGTTTGCAGCCAGCACTAGGGAAAGACAAGCTGCCACTTGGAG attAGGCGGTCTTGCTGATAAGATTTTCTCTTCTATGGAACCAAAAACCCCAGAAACCTACTGTGCTATTATTCAGGGCATGGCTAAATACTTTCAG gctGAACGAGCACACATGCTAGCAGAAGAAGCAAAAGAAAAAGGCATTCCACTATCCACCGGTGTCTATAACTCGCTCTTGGGTTGCATTGGCTTCCTCAAAGAAGGAACGGCTTTGAGGATAGATGCGCTGAAAGGTTTACTCTTAGAAATGAATGAACAG GGCATATCTCCAAATGAGGAAACTCTGACGGCTTGCCTACGGTCAATATCAGCGTGGGGTGGTGGCAAAGTGCTGCAGCAATGCGCTCTACAAATCCTAGCGGAGTTCCGACAGCTCGGCATAGAACCTGGACTTTCTGCGTACTACTACTTGCTCTGCCTGTTTTGCAAGGAGC GAGGACCTCGCGTAGATATACTATCAACAATACTGAATGATTTGGAGAAGAGAGATAATTTAAACCCTACAGAAGCCACCGACACAAACTTCTTTATAACAGCCATGAGTGTGTGCAGTGATCACTTACAA GATATAAATATGGCGGAAAGAGTACATGCTCTCCTAATGAAAGGAAATAATTACAAACTGGTCGGCGATGCGTACAAGGAGAGCATATATTACAGGCACTACGTCACAGTCGCTTGCAG ACACGCGCCGTTTGAAAGGACACTGCAGCTTCTCGACACTCTGGTGCCAAATGTATACGTGCCAGAGCCGTCTGTTATGGAAGAG aTAATAAAGACGTTGGAAGTGGGTGGGGCAGGCGACCGTCTAGCACAGTCATGGTCGCAACTCGTGGTGTTTGGCCACGCCAAGCGGGTCAGACTGGTCGAGCAGATACTCGCTGCCATGTGCTCCTGTTACCAGTATCAAG ATGAAGAAGTAAAGGCAAAGATGCGCGCTGCGGCCATAGATATCCTCAAGTACGGACAGACTGCGGAGGAACTAGAAGAAGCGAAAGATCTCCGCGCACCTACCAACCTCAA GTTATCAGCGTCAGCCCTGTCGAACATCATCGAGCTGTGCTCAGACGAGGCGGAGGCGGCAGCGCCGGCGTGGGAGACGGTCTCGGAGGCGCTGCAGCGGCTGCGGCGCGGGGAGGCGGCCGGGGTGCCGCACAACCCGCAAGCGCTGGCGCAGGTCGCGAGTAAAGCTGCGACTATAGGCAAGCAGGGCATCGcttct ATGGCAGTGGGCTACCTAGCAGAATGCGGGTTCGAGGAGGCCCTCACAGCCAGTGTGTCCACCCTGGCCGTGATGCTGAACCGCTCCACTGAAGAGGTGCAAGCGTTGTTGCAAGAACCGCCGACAGAACTCGCTCCCAAACTACACCCCTCCGCTCTTGCTGTTGTGGAGGCATATCagct TGCCAAAACTGGAGCGCCAGCGAGAGACGCGGAGTCTTCAACCAGTTCTGACAGCGACAGCGAAACGTCGTCTTATGATGAatag
- the LOC126366391 gene encoding uncharacterized protein LOC126366391, whose product MSFVKLCHITLLVVLFAGSGSAYTRSFDCGSYGFVCEGKSKLRLCEGDSLLGPAFLCPAGTICNEDSSDVCESVNNYMDPALRTVRCRRNERIADPTVPGCKGYILCIPNKNRFQGIKFKCTGDTVFNGFTRTCSSPDRYKCPLGNVTKNPTDLFVDNLRVSHLEKFGFDISPPPNTKTARPIDCKNYKLTVTQERNPTRAAYFCPPRPLSNGIPVKCTVFSNHFCIILERDDEDQFLQSSGSAFRRPRNYYP is encoded by the exons ATGTCCTTCGTGAAACTGTGTCACATTACGCTACTG GTCGTACTTTTCGCCGGCTCAGGATCGGCGTATACTAGAAGCTTCGATTGCGGCTCGTACGGATTCGTTTGTGAGGGCAAATCTAAGTTAAGACTATGTGAAGGTGACAGTTTACTGGGCCCTGCTTTCCTTTGCCCCGCAGGCACTATTTGCAATGAAGACTCCAGCGACGTATGCGAGAGTGTTAACAACTATATGGACCCTGCGTTGAGGACCGTCCGGTGCCGACGCAATGAAAGGATTGCCGATCCAACCGTGCCTGGCTGTAAAGGGTACATCCTCTGCATTCCCAATAAAAACCGCTTCCAAGGAATAAAATTCAAATGTACCGGAGACACCGTTTTCAACGGCTTCACTCGCACATGCTCCTCCCCTGACAGATATAAATGCCCTTTAGGAAATGTAACCAAAAATCCGACAGACTTGTTCGTTGACAACTTAAGAGTATCACATTTGGAGAAATTTGGATTTGACATCTCACCGCCGCCGAACACTAAAACTGCAAGACCAATCGACTGTAAGAACTACAAATTGACAGTGACACAAGAAAGGAACCCCACTCGAGCCGCGTATTTCTGTCCCCCGCGACCTCTCAGTAACGGAATACCCGTCAAATGTACCGTGTTCTCTAACCATTTCTGCATTATACTAGAGAGGGATGATGAAGACCAATTTCTACAAAGCTCAGGATCAGCTTTCCGAAGACCACGTAATTATTACCCTTGA
- the LOC126366556 gene encoding uncharacterized protein LOC126366556, whose product MLFWVFVFLSGLCHSVSSECTARGRFPNDIVEDCRGYTTCIATATSFYQYDLACPPNFIFNHFDNQCTNATGYQCLPKYNCTELGTFPNTESTDCSSYIVCIQGLSGLTARLVNCPEDKIFNPIVESCLNTSLYMCPSATEKPNVSVVTTDQPSIVQEEVNDPSTRSIPANGAIRINMQYVVVISMFSLLLGICKCIT is encoded by the exons ATGTTATTCTGGGTATTTGTGTTTTTATCT GGCTTATGCCATAGCGTGAGCTCGGAGTGTACTGCTCGTGGAAGATTCCCGAACGATATCGTCGAGGACTGTCGAGGATACACCACCTGTATCGCCACTGCCACCAGCTTCTACCAGTACGATCTCGCCTGCCCTCCTAACTTCATCTTCAATCATTTCGACAACCAATGCACCAACGCCACTGGATACCAATGCCTCCCAAAATACAACTGCACCGAATTAGGGACCTTTCCCAATACTGAGTCTACCGACTGTTCCTCTTACATCGTTTGCATTCAAGGGTTGTCGGGGTTGACTGCTAGATTGGTCAACTGTCCTGAGGATAAAATATTCAATCCGATTGTGGaaagctgtttgaatacttctCTTTACATGTGCCCTAGTGCTACTGAGAAACCTAATGTCAGCGTAGTTACCACCGACCAACCAAGCATTGTCCAGGAAGAGGTCAATGACCCCAGCACTCGTAGTATCCCTGCCAATGGAGCGATTCGTATAAATATGCAATATGTAGTTGTGATATCCATGTTTAGTTTATTGTTAGGTATTTGTAAGTGTATTACGTGA